One region of Sphingomonas kaistensis genomic DNA includes:
- the nuoK gene encoding NADH-quinone oxidoreductase subunit NuoK, protein MIGLVHYLTVSAILFVIGVLGIFLNRRNVILMLMAIELLLLSVNINLVAFSAFLGDMKGQIFAMFVLTVAAAEAAIGLAILVIFFRRRGTIAVDAADQMRG, encoded by the coding sequence GTGATCGGCCTGGTGCATTATCTGACCGTGTCGGCGATCCTGTTCGTGATCGGGGTGCTCGGCATCTTCCTCAATCGCCGCAACGTCATCCTGATGCTGATGGCAATCGAATTGCTGCTGCTCAGCGTCAACATCAACCTCGTCGCTTTCAGCGCCTTCCTGGGCGACATGAAGGGGCAGATCTTCGCCATGTTCGTGCTGACCGTCGCCGCCGCCGAGGCCGCGATCGGGCTTGCCATCCTGGTGATCTTCTTCCGCCGCCGCGGGACCATCGCGGTCGACGCCGCCGACCAGATGCGCGGGTAA